The following are encoded in a window of Sinomonas cyclohexanicum genomic DNA:
- a CDS encoding phage tail tape measure protein has translation MRANASQAIAEMGRVQAAMTATAASAEAQSAREAAAARAAAAQAATLAQEKKAAYESAAAAQVAAAKEGEDAQIAATERTKLAQAEYAAAAQASAQADARAVEAMAAAHETSSARVSRAWSTVKNTANMVATFTLAGAAIIGAASIKMAADFQRETELLVTAGGESQSALESVRSGILNIATSTGTATSQLAAGMYVMEKAGYRGADGLKVLQAAAEGAKAENVDLATMTQAVTDVMLDYGKGADQAVSVTNGLVAASGAAKTTMQDFAASMSQIIPTAANAGLSFAQVGGALATMTQHGESAQQSAQNLSNLLFQLEKPSNVASHALQQMGIDVTALSANLGDENGGIGLLASLQRIDAQIKAHMGPDGQVVQDAMKNSASATADLQTIIAKMPPKLAELSRGFLDGSVSQTEYQKGFKSMGGSADALGNQFLSLSKSTLGVNDIIKSGNPAMQTYVAAWNKAAGGMTGARTALMLLMNNSKQFEDNIKTITAAEDQNGQHISTWAQTQSLFTTQLDMTVQSAEKLGIELGAKLLPAAQGALSGIADLFHGFEEGNPVLWGTVYALGAVTAAVVGAKIVGGLVSISKSMIALGASAATGMSQFINGFRNADAAASSFTGKMGTLGGAVRGVLPALSKLAIAAAAAGLAIQGLEAIDRTFGSHGLAPSLEQTTNAMLQFGSATDGVDSLFQKWDTGLLTTAPAKVHDLGTAFAYLSDGGNQVVHSIVGVTNGFAGLFGGHITDGVEQIQNRISGLGQSLGQMVQGGSMQAAAQGFDQIALAGAKSGKSTQDVLNMMPAYRDALLSQAQAANVALSPEELLEFAMGRIPQKMQEAAKSTGDFVDEAGRIRPITPDLKKSLDDAGVSADGLVTDLGKVVDGMSAAGMATVSTRDATSRFYQAVNDAKTATADLAKQGVDLSGALNQQKTDFDLTTAAGQALNAKFEDVKNSGLTMAKSFAGDGVNAQQEVQGALQQTYNNLVTTANGMGITGGAADDLARRILGIPTGVTTQAWLDDYASSKAAEITNAINAIPTSHLTTVTIAYTETGNPGTAGAGVVHANAAGGYQAFAGGGAVGVYPYGGMLTGPGTGISDSMLIRASNGEFVTREAMVQKYGIETFTALNNGSAPVAAVHAAISGRPVGGGGQTVNVYATTNASPDDIARAVGWTLRTLN, from the coding sequence TTGCGTGCGAACGCTTCGCAGGCGATCGCGGAGATGGGCCGTGTGCAGGCGGCGATGACGGCGACCGCGGCCAGTGCTGAGGCGCAGTCGGCCCGTGAGGCCGCCGCCGCTAGGGCGGCGGCCGCGCAGGCCGCCACGCTCGCGCAGGAGAAGAAGGCCGCGTACGAGTCGGCCGCGGCCGCGCAGGTCGCCGCCGCGAAGGAGGGCGAGGACGCTCAGATCGCCGCGACCGAGCGGACCAAGCTCGCGCAGGCCGAGTACGCGGCCGCCGCGCAGGCGTCCGCGCAGGCCGACGCCCGGGCTGTGGAGGCCATGGCCGCCGCCCACGAAACCTCCTCGGCCCGGGTGTCGCGGGCGTGGTCCACGGTGAAGAACACCGCGAACATGGTCGCCACGTTCACCCTCGCGGGGGCGGCGATCATCGGTGCCGCGTCGATCAAGATGGCCGCAGACTTCCAACGCGAGACCGAGCTCCTCGTCACCGCCGGCGGGGAGTCCCAGTCCGCACTGGAGTCGGTGCGGTCGGGGATCCTGAACATCGCCACCAGCACGGGCACGGCGACGTCCCAGCTCGCGGCGGGCATGTACGTGATGGAGAAGGCCGGGTACCGGGGCGCCGACGGGCTCAAGGTGCTACAGGCGGCGGCGGAGGGCGCGAAGGCCGAGAACGTGGACCTCGCGACCATGACGCAGGCCGTGACGGACGTGATGCTGGATTACGGCAAGGGCGCCGACCAGGCCGTGTCCGTGACGAACGGGCTCGTGGCCGCGTCGGGTGCGGCGAAGACCACGATGCAGGACTTCGCGGCGTCCATGTCGCAGATCATCCCGACTGCCGCGAACGCGGGCCTGTCGTTCGCGCAGGTCGGCGGCGCGTTGGCGACGATGACGCAGCACGGCGAGTCCGCGCAGCAGTCCGCGCAGAACCTCTCCAACCTGTTGTTCCAGTTGGAGAAGCCCTCCAACGTGGCCTCCCACGCGCTCCAGCAGATGGGCATCGACGTGACTGCCCTGTCCGCGAACCTCGGGGACGAGAACGGCGGCATCGGCCTCCTCGCATCGCTGCAGAGGATCGACGCGCAGATCAAGGCGCACATGGGTCCCGACGGGCAGGTCGTGCAGGACGCCATGAAGAACTCCGCGTCCGCCACGGCGGACCTCCAGACCATCATCGCGAAGATGCCCCCGAAGCTCGCCGAACTGTCCCGCGGGTTCCTCGACGGGTCCGTGTCGCAGACGGAGTACCAGAAGGGCTTCAAGTCCATGGGCGGCTCCGCGGACGCCCTCGGGAACCAGTTCCTCTCCCTGTCCAAGTCCACGTTGGGCGTGAACGACATCATCAAGTCGGGGAACCCGGCCATGCAGACCTACGTGGCCGCGTGGAACAAGGCGGCCGGCGGGATGACGGGTGCCCGGACGGCCCTGATGCTCCTGATGAACAACTCGAAGCAGTTCGAGGACAACATCAAGACGATCACGGCGGCGGAGGACCAGAACGGTCAGCACATCTCCACGTGGGCGCAGACCCAGTCCCTGTTCACCACCCAGTTGGACATGACGGTCCAGTCGGCGGAGAAGCTCGGGATCGAGCTCGGGGCGAAGCTCCTCCCGGCGGCGCAGGGTGCCCTGTCTGGGATCGCGGACCTGTTCCACGGGTTCGAGGAGGGCAACCCGGTCCTGTGGGGCACGGTGTACGCGCTGGGCGCTGTGACGGCCGCCGTAGTGGGTGCGAAGATCGTCGGCGGGCTCGTGTCGATCTCGAAGTCCATGATCGCGCTCGGCGCGTCCGCAGCCACGGGCATGTCGCAGTTCATCAACGGGTTCCGCAACGCGGACGCGGCCGCGTCGTCCTTCACGGGCAAGATGGGCACCCTCGGCGGCGCGGTCCGCGGTGTCCTCCCCGCACTGTCGAAGCTCGCGATCGCCGCGGCGGCCGCGGGCCTGGCCATCCAGGGTCTGGAGGCAATCGACCGGACGTTCGGCTCCCACGGTCTGGCCCCGTCGTTGGAGCAGACCACGAACGCCATGCTCCAGTTCGGTTCCGCGACTGACGGGGTCGATAGCCTGTTCCAGAAGTGGGATACGGGGCTCCTCACGACCGCCCCGGCGAAGGTCCACGACCTCGGGACGGCGTTCGCGTACCTCTCGGACGGCGGCAATCAGGTCGTGCACAGCATCGTGGGCGTGACGAACGGGTTCGCGGGGCTCTTCGGCGGCCACATCACCGACGGGGTCGAGCAGATCCAGAACCGGATCAGCGGTCTCGGCCAGTCGTTGGGGCAGATGGTGCAGGGCGGGTCCATGCAGGCCGCCGCGCAGGGCTTCGACCAGATCGCCCTCGCCGGGGCGAAGTCGGGCAAGAGCACGCAGGACGTGCTGAACATGATGCCCGCGTACCGGGACGCGCTCCTGTCGCAGGCGCAGGCCGCGAACGTGGCACTGTCCCCGGAGGAGCTCCTTGAGTTCGCGATGGGCCGCATCCCGCAGAAGATGCAGGAGGCGGCGAAGTCCACGGGCGATTTCGTGGACGAGGCGGGCCGGATCCGCCCCATCACCCCCGACCTGAAGAAGTCCCTCGACGACGCGGGGGTGTCCGCGGACGGGCTCGTCACCGACCTCGGCAAGGTCGTGGACGGCATGTCCGCCGCCGGGATGGCGACCGTGTCCACCCGTGACGCCACCTCCCGGTTCTACCAGGCCGTGAACGATGCGAAGACCGCCACTGCGGACCTCGCGAAGCAGGGTGTGGACCTGTCCGGGGCGCTGAACCAGCAGAAAACGGACTTCGACCTGACGACCGCCGCCGGGCAGGCCCTCAACGCCAAGTTCGAGGACGTGAAGAACAGCGGCCTGACCATGGCGAAGTCGTTCGCGGGGGACGGTGTCAACGCACAGCAGGAAGTGCAGGGCGCACTCCAGCAGACGTACAACAACCTCGTCACCACCGCGAACGGGATGGGCATCACGGGTGGCGCGGCCGACGACCTCGCACGCCGCATCCTCGGCATCCCCACGGGTGTTACGACGCAGGCGTGGCTGGACGACTACGCGTCCTCGAAGGCCGCGGAGATCACGAATGCGATCAACGCTATCCCGACCTCGCACCTGACCACGGTCACGATCGCGTACACGGAGACCGGGAACCCGGGCACCGCAGGGGCGGGTGTGGTCCACGCGAACGCGGCGGGCGGGTACCAGGCCTTCGCCGGGGGCGGCGCGGTGGGGGTGTACCCGTACGGGGGCATGCTCACCGGCCCCGGCACGGGCATCTCCGACTCGATGCTGATCCGCGCCTCGAACGGGGAGTTCGTGACCCGTGAGGCCATGGTCCAGAAGTACGGGATCGAGACGTTCACGGCCCTGAACAACGGGTCCGCACCTGTGGCCGCGGTCCACGCCGCCATCAGCGGCCGCCCGGTGGGTGGGGGCGGGCAGACCGTGAACGTGTACGCGACCACCAACGCATCCCCCGACGATATCGCCCGAGCGGTCGGCTGGACGCTCCGGACCCTCAACTAG
- a CDS encoding IS1380 family transposase produces the protein MQVSHSQAAVAVSFDEPNLVSAAGLLPVMRLAEAAGLRALTDAHLSVPTDKGANAGLKIASLVAGMVAGADSIDDMALLRHGGMGRLFKACYAPSTLGSFLRAFAFGHVRQLDAVAARFLANLAARAPLLDAPAVGEFVFVDVDDTIIEVHGHAKQGAGFGYSGVRGLNALLATATTAQSAPVILAQRLRKGAAASPRGASRLVADALSALRRAGTPGRALVRADSAFYGHPTVAAALAAGAEVSVTVRLDPAVKRAIAAIPSEAWTAIEYTDAVFDQAAGTWISRAEVAEVPFTAFASRKKAEQVTGRLVVRRIPDLNPKAPDGQGTLFDTHRHHAFFTTVPAQDLGTVAADATHRAHAVIEQVHADLKDSALAHLPSGKFAANSAWLVAAVMAFNLARAAGTLAAGPFAKARTGTIRRKLVNLPARIAASARKIRLRLPANWPWQNAWEQLFTAAHAPPSMP, from the coding sequence GTGCAAGTTTCCCACAGTCAGGCCGCGGTGGCGGTGTCCTTCGACGAGCCGAACCTCGTCTCCGCGGCAGGCCTGCTGCCGGTGATGCGCCTGGCCGAGGCCGCAGGGCTCCGGGCCCTGACCGACGCGCATCTGAGCGTGCCGACGGACAAGGGCGCGAACGCGGGCCTGAAGATCGCCTCGCTGGTGGCCGGGATGGTCGCCGGGGCGGACTCGATCGATGACATGGCCCTGCTGCGCCACGGCGGGATGGGCAGGCTCTTCAAGGCCTGCTACGCGCCCTCGACCCTGGGCTCCTTCCTGCGCGCGTTCGCCTTCGGCCACGTCCGCCAGCTCGACGCGGTCGCCGCCCGCTTCCTGGCGAACCTCGCCGCGCGGGCTCCGCTGCTGGACGCCCCGGCCGTCGGGGAGTTCGTGTTCGTGGACGTCGACGACACGATCATCGAGGTCCACGGCCACGCCAAGCAGGGCGCTGGCTTCGGGTACTCCGGGGTCCGCGGGCTCAACGCCCTGCTGGCCACCGCCACCACGGCCCAGAGCGCGCCGGTGATCCTGGCCCAGCGGCTGCGCAAGGGCGCTGCGGCGTCCCCGCGCGGGGCGTCCCGGCTGGTCGCCGACGCCCTCTCCGCCCTGCGCCGCGCCGGGACGCCGGGGAGGGCGCTGGTCCGGGCCGACTCGGCGTTCTACGGGCACCCCACCGTCGCCGCCGCCCTCGCGGCAGGGGCCGAGGTCTCGGTCACGGTGCGCCTGGACCCGGCAGTTAAGCGTGCCATCGCCGCCATCCCATCGGAGGCCTGGACGGCGATCGAGTACACCGATGCGGTCTTCGACCAGGCCGCCGGGACCTGGATCTCCCGGGCGGAGGTCGCCGAGGTCCCCTTCACCGCCTTCGCTTCGCGGAAGAAGGCCGAACAGGTCACCGGGCGGCTCGTCGTGCGCCGCATCCCGGACCTGAACCCCAAGGCCCCCGACGGGCAGGGGACCCTGTTCGACACGCACCGGCACCACGCCTTCTTCACCACCGTCCCCGCCCAGGACCTGGGCACTGTCGCGGCCGATGCCACGCACCGTGCCCATGCGGTCATCGAGCAGGTCCACGCCGACCTGAAGGACAGCGCCCTGGCGCACCTGCCCTCGGGGAAGTTCGCGGCGAACTCGGCCTGGCTCGTCGCGGCGGTGATGGCCTTCAACCTCGCCCGCGCGGCCGGGACCCTGGCCGCCGGCCCCTTCGCGAAAGCCAGGACCGGGACCATCCGCCGCAAGCTCGTGAACCTCCCGGCCCGGATCGCCGCCAGCGCCCGGAAGATCCGGCTGCGGCTGCCGGCGAACTGGCCCTGGCAGAACGCATGGGAACAGCTCTTCACCGCCGCCCACGCCCCGCCGTCCATGCCCTAG
- a CDS encoding hotdog fold thioesterase — protein MHDNFTEPSPAPVAAPGEADHAAELEAAGIPEGLRPLLAARGVGALVVKMGIVFEELTAQRAVATMPVAGNTQVAGILHGGAHAVLAETLGSFAAWCHAGPGRHAVGVDINATHHRAAARGVVKGTCTAIHLGSTLTTHEIVITDEEGRRLSTARITNLLRDNPAPLRP, from the coding sequence ATGCACGACAATTTCACCGAGCCCTCCCCCGCCCCTGTTGCCGCCCCAGGGGAGGCCGACCATGCGGCCGAACTCGAGGCCGCGGGGATCCCCGAAGGGCTGCGGCCGCTCCTGGCCGCGCGCGGCGTGGGCGCCCTCGTGGTCAAGATGGGCATCGTGTTCGAGGAGCTCACGGCGCAGCGCGCCGTCGCCACCATGCCGGTCGCCGGCAACACCCAGGTCGCAGGGATCCTCCACGGGGGCGCGCACGCCGTCCTGGCAGAGACGCTCGGCTCGTTCGCCGCGTGGTGCCATGCGGGACCGGGCCGCCACGCCGTCGGGGTGGACATCAATGCAACTCACCACCGTGCCGCCGCGCGCGGGGTCGTGAAGGGAACGTGCACCGCGATCCACCTCGGGTCCACGCTCACAACGCACGAGATCGTCATCACGGATGAGGAAGGGCGGCGGCTCTCCACGGCGCGGATCACCAACCTGCTGCGCGATAACCCCGCGCCCCTGCGGCCCTAG
- a CDS encoding DNA-packaging protein: MPLFSDLADAFRQPATPVWRDIARPEQLPPPGDWLVWAIIAGRGFGKTRTGAEATIERALAEPGVRIALVGRTPADVRDVMIEGESGIIACSPEGMRPLYEPSKRRLTWPNGSTAFAYSAEVPSQLRGPQHGFAWCDELSSWSDARKGDAVDTAWSNLTLGLRLGSDTRCVVTTTPKPNALTKAILGRASTVVTRGSTYDNLANMAPAFREQVLAAYEGTRIGRQELNGELLEDVEGALWTLAMLEEARLMGAMPDLERVVVAVDPSGGGDEQGIVAAGKGVDGLFYVLADRSCRLSPNGWARRAVQAFHEFAADRVVAEKNYGGSMVESTIRTVAADVPVTMVTATRGKVQRAEPIAALYEQARVRHVGLFPELEEQLTSWTPASGGSPDRLDALVWALTDLSRGGGQGAAFIEYLRRDAEARGVVVADTMRSWRDRVPRRPEGGDVVPLRRAK, from the coding sequence ATGCCGCTTTTCTCCGACCTCGCCGACGCGTTCCGGCAGCCCGCCACGCCCGTCTGGCGTGACATCGCCAGACCCGAACAGCTCCCACCACCGGGCGACTGGCTCGTCTGGGCCATCATCGCAGGGCGTGGGTTCGGCAAGACCCGCACCGGCGCCGAGGCCACGATCGAGCGTGCCCTCGCCGAGCCGGGCGTGCGCATCGCCCTGGTGGGCCGCACACCGGCGGACGTCCGCGACGTCATGATCGAGGGCGAGTCCGGCATCATCGCGTGCTCACCCGAGGGCATGCGCCCACTGTATGAGCCCAGCAAGCGCCGCCTGACCTGGCCGAACGGGTCCACGGCGTTCGCCTACTCCGCCGAGGTCCCGTCGCAGCTCCGCGGCCCGCAGCACGGCTTCGCGTGGTGCGACGAGCTCTCGTCGTGGTCGGATGCGCGGAAGGGCGACGCGGTGGACACGGCCTGGTCGAACTTGACCCTGGGGTTGCGCCTCGGGTCGGACACGCGGTGCGTGGTGACGACGACTCCGAAGCCCAACGCCCTGACCAAGGCGATCCTAGGACGGGCGTCCACGGTGGTCACGCGCGGCAGCACGTACGACAACCTCGCCAACATGGCTCCGGCGTTCCGTGAGCAGGTCCTCGCGGCGTACGAGGGAACCCGGATCGGGCGGCAGGAACTGAACGGGGAACTCCTGGAGGACGTCGAGGGCGCCCTGTGGACGCTGGCGATGCTGGAGGAGGCCCGGCTCATGGGCGCGATGCCGGATCTTGAGCGTGTGGTTGTGGCGGTGGACCCGTCCGGCGGCGGCGACGAGCAGGGCATCGTCGCGGCCGGGAAGGGCGTGGACGGCCTGTTCTATGTGTTGGCGGACCGGTCGTGCCGGCTGTCGCCCAATGGGTGGGCGCGGCGGGCGGTGCAGGCGTTCCACGAGTTCGCGGCGGACCGCGTGGTGGCTGAGAAGAATTATGGCGGCTCGATGGTGGAGTCCACGATCCGCACGGTCGCGGCCGACGTGCCGGTGACGATGGTGACGGCGACGCGGGGCAAGGTCCAGCGTGCGGAGCCGATCGCGGCCTTGTACGAGCAGGCCCGTGTGCGGCATGTGGGCCTGTTCCCGGAGTTGGAGGAGCAGTTGACGTCGTGGACACCGGCGTCGGGCGGGTCCCCGGACCGGCTCGACGCCCTGGTCTGGGCGTTGACGGATCTGTCCCGTGGCGGCGGGCAGGGGGCGGCGTTCATCGAGTATCTGAGGAGGGACGCGGAGGCGCGCGGCGTGGTCGTGGCGGACACGATGCGGTCGTGGCGGGACCGGGTGCCGCGCCGGCCGGAGGGCGGGGACGTGGTGCCGTTGCGCCGGGCAAAGTGA
- a CDS encoding inorganic phosphate transporter: MDITTMIVLVIALALFFDFTNGFHDTANAMATPIATGAITPRRAVALAAVLNLVGAFLSTEVAKTVSGGLIREGADGIHITPEIIFAGLIGAVLWNMFTWLRGLPSSSSHALFGGLIGAAVVGIGLYSVNFATVVSKVILPAVAAPLIAGAAAWLCTRIAYAVTARRDTDTGEKLKQGRGGFRIGQVFTSSLVALAHGTNDAQKTMGIVTLVLIAGGLQAPGTGPQAWVIVTCALAIALGTYAGGWRIIRTVGTGLTEVRPAQGFSSEASTAAAILASSHLGFALSTTQVTSGAVIGSGLGRRGTTVRWGTAGRIALGWLLTLPAAAVVGAVAALIMALGMPGVVIVAVVGLGAIAWMFVLNNRQKVGHHNVVEVDGAADAVSFPQKRPRRLKGGTR; the protein is encoded by the coding sequence GTGGACATCACCACCATGATCGTGCTGGTCATCGCACTGGCGCTCTTCTTCGACTTCACCAATGGCTTCCATGACACGGCCAACGCCATGGCCACGCCGATCGCCACGGGCGCGATCACCCCGCGCAGGGCCGTGGCCCTCGCGGCGGTGCTGAACCTCGTCGGCGCGTTCCTCTCCACGGAGGTCGCGAAGACTGTTTCCGGCGGGCTCATCCGGGAGGGCGCAGACGGCATCCACATCACCCCGGAGATCATCTTCGCGGGCCTGATCGGTGCCGTGCTGTGGAACATGTTCACGTGGCTTCGGGGGCTCCCGTCGAGTTCGTCGCACGCGTTGTTCGGCGGGCTGATCGGTGCCGCGGTGGTCGGGATCGGGCTGTACTCGGTCAACTTCGCCACGGTCGTCTCCAAGGTCATCCTGCCCGCGGTGGCGGCTCCGCTCATCGCGGGCGCCGCCGCCTGGCTGTGTACGCGGATCGCGTATGCCGTCACGGCGCGGCGGGACACGGACACCGGCGAGAAGCTCAAGCAGGGCCGGGGAGGCTTCCGGATCGGCCAGGTGTTCACGTCGAGCCTCGTGGCCCTCGCCCATGGCACGAACGACGCCCAGAAGACCATGGGCATCGTGACGCTCGTCCTCATCGCCGGCGGTCTCCAGGCCCCGGGCACCGGTCCCCAGGCATGGGTGATCGTGACGTGCGCGCTCGCGATCGCGCTCGGCACCTACGCCGGAGGCTGGCGGATCATCCGCACGGTCGGGACCGGCCTGACCGAGGTGCGCCCGGCGCAGGGCTTCTCCTCCGAGGCGAGTACCGCTGCCGCGATCCTCGCCTCCTCGCACCTCGGCTTCGCGCTCTCCACGACCCAGGTGACCAGCGGCGCCGTCATCGGCTCCGGGCTCGGCCGCCGCGGGACGACGGTGCGGTGGGGGACGGCCGGCCGGATCGCCCTCGGCTGGCTCCTCACGCTCCCCGCCGCCGCCGTGGTCGGCGCGGTGGCCGCCCTGATCATGGCCCTCGGGATGCCCGGCGTGGTCATCGTCGCGGTCGTCGGGCTGGGCGCGATCGCCTGGATGTTCGTGCTCAACAACCGCCAGAAGGTGGGCCACCACAATGTGGTCGAGGTCGACGGCGCGGCCGATGCCGTGAGCTTCCCGCAGAAGCGCCCGCGCCGCCTCAAGGGAGGTACCCGATGA
- a CDS encoding dihydrofolate reductase family protein, whose product MSDFVYFVGSSLDGYIAQDDGGLDWLEKFNGVDGLGDSYRSFEEGVGCVAMGGDTYEWILAHQPGVWPYKVPCWVFTHHELGTVDGADVVLVRGDVDTFADELRRDAGDKDVYIVGGGALAGEFLAAGLIGRIVLTIVPVALGGGVPVLGGNPLRVPVDFTLEGLTERAGTVELRYARAAGDPA is encoded by the coding sequence ATGTCCGACTTCGTGTACTTCGTGGGGAGCAGTCTGGACGGCTACATCGCGCAGGACGACGGTGGGCTGGACTGGCTCGAGAAGTTCAACGGCGTCGACGGCCTGGGGGACTCCTACCGGTCTTTCGAGGAGGGCGTCGGCTGCGTGGCCATGGGAGGAGACACCTATGAATGGATCCTCGCCCATCAGCCTGGCGTCTGGCCCTACAAGGTGCCCTGCTGGGTCTTCACGCACCACGAACTGGGCACGGTGGACGGCGCCGACGTCGTCCTCGTCCGAGGCGACGTCGACACGTTCGCCGACGAACTGCGCCGGGACGCGGGGGACAAGGACGTCTACATCGTGGGCGGCGGGGCCCTCGCAGGGGAGTTCCTCGCGGCTGGGCTGATCGGCCGGATCGTCCTCACGATCGTCCCCGTGGCGCTCGGCGGGGGAGTGCCCGTGCTCGGCGGTAACCCCCTCCGCGTGCCCGTGGACTTCACGCTCGAGGGCCTCACCGAGCGTGCGGGCACGGTCGAGCTGAGGTACGCGAGGGCGGCCGGCGACCCAGCCTGA
- a CDS encoding helix-turn-helix domain-containing protein has translation MPTTPVTCRLVTTDDLAVVLAVSTRTIRRLRAAGVIRPVPGFSRALRWDVDAVVAALNAANGRTAGGAE, from the coding sequence GTGCCCACGACCCCAGTGACTTGTCGCCTTGTGACGACCGACGACCTCGCCGTGGTTCTCGCGGTGTCCACCAGGACGATCCGGCGGCTCCGCGCCGCTGGCGTCATCCGGCCTGTCCCGGGGTTCTCCCGGGCCCTGCGGTGGGACGTGGACGCGGTGGTCGCGGCCCTGAATGCGGCGAATGGGCGCACCGCCGGCGGTGCGGAGTGA